DNA from Chiloscyllium punctatum isolate Juve2018m chromosome 28, sChiPun1.3, whole genome shotgun sequence:
AGAGGCCTCCAATCTGGATCTGGCCTACTCTGGAGAGGGTTTGAATCTGGATCCGGCCGACGAGGGAGAGGCCTCCAATCTGGATCCGGCCTACTAGGGAGAGGCCTCGGACCTGGGACAGGCCTCTGACCTGGGACAGGCCTCAGACCTGGCTCTGGCCTAGTTGGAAGAGGTCTTGGTATTGACTCTGAGCGGCCAGGGACAGGTCTCAGAGGTCGTGCAGGCACGCCTGGGGCAGACTTCAGGTATGGCTCCGGCCTGCTTGAGGTAGGCTTCAGGTCTGGATCCGGCCTGTCAGGGACAAGCCTCCGGTCTAGCTCCGACCTGCTCAGCTTGGGCTTCAGATCTCGATCCAGCCTCGTGGGGACGGGCCTCTGGCCTGGTTCCAATTTGCTCAGCGTGAGCCGGGGGTCTCGTTCCGGCCTGCAAGGGACCGGCTGTGGACCGCTATGGATAGGCCAGGGATCTGGCTCGGGCCTACTCGGCCCACATCGCGCTGAGACTCCGTACGCGTCGTCGTCCAGTTCAAGGCGGTCCTGAGTGGGGAGGCCTAGGCTTCGGTGGGCGGAGGTGGCCCGAGGGCTGGGCTTGAAGAGGGCTGGGAGATGCCCGCGGGGAGGGGCCGTGGGCACCAGGCCACCGTGGGCAGCCTTGGCGGTTACCCCCTTGGTCGGGGAGGGACAGTAGAGGTTGCCAGGCCTGGGATCCAACTCGGAGTAGACATGGCGGCATTCGTGGCCAGCAGCCTTTGGCGGGTGGTCCTGAGGCGCGGTGTAGAGGTGGGCGTAGGCGTGCGCCGTCTCCATGGCGACAAGAGGCCTATCCGCAGGCTCCGAGTAGACGTGACTCCTGGCCTTGCTGACCCTCGCGTAGGCCGCGGTCACTTGGCTAAAGGAGAGGCTGGCTTCCACCTCCGTGGGGCCGCGGTTCTGACTTGAAGCCTCTCGGCGTAGGCCGTGGCCTTCTGGTATCTGCCAAGGAGGAAAGGAAGAAGCTGGTGAgtgtcccccctcccactctctctgtgtggcTCCGAAACCAATCCCGCTCAGTGTTTGGACCGGATTCCTGAGGCCTTGGCTAAGTTAATGTGGAAAACTGTTCCTGACCTGCACCCCCCGCTCTCCAGTCATTTCTCTTGGCGGTATTGCTGGCCGCCATTTTGTTCAGGCCCTGATCCAGGCCGCAGGCCTCATGAGGTACGTCCGTGGTGTTAACTCAGGCTACGGGCCTGTGCCCGGTAGGGGGGAGCTGGTCAGCTCTGAGGCTCCGGGCCTTTCTCATGCCATCGCTGGAGCCACTCAAAGGCCCCTCAATGACCCAATGACCTCAGTGATCTGCAGTGACCCTCTGTGACCCCAATGACCCTCAGTGACCACCTTCGGTGACATCCAGTGACCTCCAGTGACCCACAGTGACCCTCGGTGACCATCAGTGAGCCGCAATGACCCCCAATGGCCCTCAGTGACCCCCCCAATGACTttgtgacactgaccctcagtaacccCCTCTGACCCTCAGTACTCGCGGTGGCCCCCAGTAACACTCAATGACCTTTAGTGACCCCCAGGGAcagtcactggcagcaaatgCCATCTGATCACACCCAGTGTCTCCCAGTGACCGTGTGCTAAGGGGGCAGTGTGTTCCCCCCACACAGTGACGttacccattccccattcccaggGGTACTCCTTCCTCCTGCCCTTCGATGGGTGACATTCTGTTCATTAGACAGTGTCAGTGGGTCCTCACCTCCTGATAGGTGGCATCGTCCAGTCTGACCCCCGTACCCCCTTCCACTGCCCGGGGATGGGCAGCGTGTGTGGGCGCGGGGTCAGAGGTCGGTGCTCCCGGTAATGAGGGTGATCCCGGTCGATCCTCCGTCCTGtcgggagggagaggggcagcaGCTCCTCCTGCCATCTCCCGGATATTCACCTTCCGTCTTCGGATCCTGTCGATATCCTCGTAATGTTTATCAGGAAACTGGGAATACGGGAAAGGAGAGAGTATTCACAGGAGGGCAAGGATGGCAGGGACaccccccagggacaccccccagggacaccccccagGGACACACAATGAGCCGCAGTGTTTCTCAGTGAGACCCACAGATGTTCTGAGACCCAGAGACACTGGATAACTCCCAATGAGACCCAGAGATACTGAGTGAGACCCAGTGACTCCCAGTAACACTCACATATCGCCCAGTGACACCCAGACActcccagtgacactgaatgaCATCAATTGCCACCCAATGTCTCTCGGTGACACCAAATGGTGCCCATTAACATCTAGTGACTCATAATGACATCCAATAGCACCAAGGGACACCTGACgactctcaatgacacccagtgactctcaatgacacccagtgattctcaatgacacccagtgacattcaatgggatccagcgattctcaatgaccCCCAGTAACATTCAATGGgtcccagtgattctcaatgatacccagtgacactcaatgggacctagtcattctcaatgtcacactgttacactcaatggcacccagtgtCACTGAATGACTCCCAGTgtcactcaatgggatccagcgattctcaatgacacccagtgacactcaatggcacCCAATGATTATCAATGACACCCAGTATCACtgaatgacacccagtgacacttaatgggatccagcgattctcaatgacacccagtgacactcaatgggacccaatgattctcaatgacacccagtgacactcaatgggatccagtggttctcaatgacacccagtgacactcaatgggatccagtggtACTCAATggaacccagtgattctcaatgacactcagtgGTACTCAATGTCATccagtgatagtcaatgggatccagcgattctcaatgacacccagtgaaac
Protein-coding regions in this window:
- the LOC140453876 gene encoding uncharacterized protein; its protein translation is MAGGAAAPLPPDRTEDRPGSPSLPGAPTSDPAPTHTARPRAVEGGTGVRLDDATYQEFPDKHYEDIDRIRRRKVNIREMAGGAAAPLPPDRTEDRPGSPSLPGAPTSDPAPTHAAHPRAVEGGTGVRLDDATYQEIPEGHGLRREASSQNRGPTEVEASLSFSQVTAAYARVSKARSHVYSEPADRPLVAMETAHAYAHLYTAPQDHPPKAAGHECRHVYSELDPRPGNLYCPSPTKGVTAKAAHGGLVPTAPPRGHLPALFKPSPRATSAHRSLGLPTQDRLELDDDAYGVSARCGPSRPEPDPWPIHSGPQPVPCRPERDPRLTLSKLEPGQRPVPTRLDRDLKPKLSRSELDRRLVPDRPDPDLKPTSSRPEPYLKSAPGVPARPLRPVPGRSESIPRPLPTRPEPGLRPVPGQRPVPGPRPLPSRPDPDWRPLPRRPDPDSNPLQSRPDPDWRPLPSRPEPDSSPLPSRPEPDWRPLPCRLELDSSPLSSRPEPDWRPLPHRPEPDSSPVSSRPEPDWRPFPSRPEPDSSPLPSRPEPDWRPLPRRPDPDSNPLQSRPDPDLRPLPRRPEPDSSSLSSRPEPDWRPLPRRPEPDSSPPSSRPEPDWRPLPRRPEPDSSPLSSRPEPDWRPLPCRPDPDSSPLSNRPNPDWRPLPSRPEPDSSPPSSRPEPDWRPLPSRPEPDSSPPSSRPEPDWRPLPRRPEPDSSPPSSRPEPDWRPLPRRPEPDSNPLQSRPDPDSNPLPSWPDPDLRPHSSRPEPAPQPGRQADGIYEQLPEEYLRPPPCVPTRSGYRRDL